The genomic segment AACCATCGCCGCCGGCTTTCAACTGCACCTCGTGAAACCGGTCGACCCCGTCGAACTGGTCTCGATGGTCGCCGCGATCTCTGGAAGGACTGGCGCGTAGGTGTATTGTCCCGGACGCTCAAAGCCTCACCTGAAATACCGAGGTTCGAGTTTCGAGACAGCGGCGATCCAGCGTCCGGGACAATGCCTCAAACTGAATGCTGAAATCGGATTTTGCATGACATCGCCAGCACCACTTTCGAAATATCGTAGCGGGATGATTTTTCAGGTTGTTGTGAGCACTTCATTCGGCTGCGCGATCTATCTGGTTGCGGTGTGCTTTGTCATGCTCTTCTCTCCTCGATGCATGGAAGGCGCGCGTCACATTGTCGATTTGCCCTGGCTAGTATTCGCCTTGGCTCCCACAGCAGTCGCTTTTGCAAGTTGGCCGCTTCTTGCGTTCATCCTTAAGCCGGGCAGACGGTGGCTCGCGTTGCTGGCATTCGGGTCTGCAATCTTGTGGTGCACCTGGTTCTCAGCAGATCTTCTGCGGCGAGATTTTATCGGCAAATTCTGATTGTCCCGGACGCTCGAACTCCCACCTGAAATACCGAGGTTCGAGTTCCGAGACAGCGGCGATCCAGCGTCCGGGACAATGCCTCAAACTGAATGCTGAAAATCTGAGTCCCCTTGGTTCCAAAGCGTTCGGGTCAACGCGCAGGCGGCCACGGGAAGAAGCTGCTGGTGCGACGGGCGTACTCCGCGTAGTCCGGTTTCTCCTGCTGCAGCGATCTCTCGAGCAAGGTCACGCCTGAAACTTTCAGCAGCAGGAAGCTCATGATCAATGGGCTGATGATCGTGGCCCAATGCCGGCCATCGCCGGTGGCGATCAGAAACAGGCCACACCAGACGCAGAAGTCGCCAAAATAGTTGGGGTGCCGCGTGTACCGCCACAGCCCCGTCTGCATGACTTTCCCTTTGTTCGCAAGGTTCGACTTGAAGCGAGTCAGTTGCCAGTCACCCACCGCTTCGAAAAAGAAGCCGATCCCCCACAGCGCGATCCCGACAGCGTGCTGCCAGTTCAGCGCGATCGCAGTCTGCCGAGTCCCCAACTGCAGCGGCAGTGAGACGACCCACAGCAGCGCTCCCTGCAGCAGGAAGACCATGAAATAGCTCTTCCACCAGAACGAGTTAGGTCGGGCAGCCCGCATCGCTGCGTAGCGCTTGTCTTCCGCATGCCCCAGATTGCGCCGAGCCAGATGGGTTGCCAGCCGCAGTCCCCAGATCGTGGTCAGCAGGGTCAGGATGCCTACCGGTGCAGTCCAGCGAGCCGGCGATTCGCCTTGCAATGCAAAAGAAATCCAGGCGACCATCACAAACCCGGCCCCCCACGCGATGTCGATAATGTCGACCTTCCGCAATGGAAGACTGATCACCCAGACCAGCGTCATCAAGCCGAGAATCGCCAGCGCGTTGATCAGCAGAGGATCTTCCATCTTCAATGACCTGCCACTGCCAATAACCCAAACATCAGGCCTTGTTCATCCAGTCGAGCGCGGCCTTGACTGCGACGCTCGTCAGTCCGCAGATCGCGGCGCCCCAGGCGGTGTCGATGAGGGCCAGCTTCCAGTTCCATTTCTCCAGCGTCGCGAGATTGGTGAAGTCGTAGGTGCCATACAGGATCAACCCGTAGAGTGCCCCCCAGGCGAGGGCCTGCCAGAGCGTCGTCGTGGGGGTGAACAACGGCCGCACAAACAGCACTACTCCCAGCGGAATCAGCACATACACAATGATCGCGGCGCTCCAGCGGGGAGCGAGAGACGCCCCTGAACGCCGGGCAATTTCGCCCAGTTGCTGATCGTAAAAACGGGGCATCACCAGCCCCAGCCAGATGAAATCGAGCACGGTGACTGCAAGCATCGCCACGCCAAGGAGTTTCAGAGTCTGCATCGTGGTCAATTCCCCGGTCCAAGGGGTGAGAAGGGATTTTGGACCCACCCGAGTTGGTCATTTTCGCGTCACGTCTAGAACTATCGATGAGCATAGACGCCCCATCGCGCCTGCCCAGCCTGTTTCACAATAGTTGGACCAGCCTGCGGAACGACGGCATCGGATCCACTAGTGCAGCGAGACGATTTCGAAGACCGAGACCGCGACACCACATGAGAATTGCAATCATCGGCGGCGGCATCTCTGGTTTGTACGCGGCAGAAAAACTGCGGGCGCGGCATCAGATCACGCTCTTTGAGGCGCCGCGCACTCTTGGCGGCCACGTCAACACAGTCGATGTCGAGATCGGGGGAGAGCGACATGCGGTCGACACCGGGTTCATCGTCTACAACGAACGGACTTATCCGCACTTCATCCGTCTGCTGACCGACCTGGGAATTGAATCCCAGCCGACCTCGATGAGTTTCAGCGTCCGCTGCGATCGGTCGAATCTCGAATACAACGGCAACACGCTTAACACCCTCTTCGCACAACGTGGAAATCTGCTGCGACCTCGGTTCTATCGTCTGCTGTCGGAAATCGTCCGCTTCAATCGACTTGCCAAAGAAGAACGAGGTCGACAGGCGACCGGCGAAGCGGCATCGACTCAAACTGTCGGTGAGTTCCTGGCCGCACATCGCTTCGCAGAGAATTTCTCGCAGTGGTATCTGCTGCCAATGGGGGCGGCCATCTGGTCGTGCCCGCAAGACAAGTTTGCCGGTTTCCCGATCGCCTTCCTGGTCGACTTCTTCTTTCACCACGGCCTGCTCGATCTGGTCGACCGGCCTGTCTGGCGGGTGATCAAAGGGGGCTCGCGGACCTATGTGAACCGGATGCTCGAACGGTTCGGGTCGAACGTCGAAGTTCGGGCGGGGACTCCCATTCAATCGGTGTCACGCACGAGCGCACAGGTGACCGTCACTCCCGTCGGGCAACCTTCAGAGTTATTCGACCATGTGATCTTCGCCTGTCACAGCGATCAGGCACTCAAACTGCTGGCCGACCCCACGCCGACGGAAAAGGAACTGCTCACTGCATTTCCCTACCAGCCGAACGTGGCGACGCTGCATACCGATGTTTCGGTGCTGCCTCGTCGCAAACTCGCCTGGGCGAGCTGGAATGTCTTTCTGCCAGACCAGCAGGCGGCCCTGCCGCGTGTGACGTATTGCATGAACATTCTGCAAGGGCTGAAGTCGCGGCATGTGTTTAATGTCTCGCTGAACTGTGACGACGCCATCGACCCTGCCAAGGTGCTCGCCCGGTTTCAGTACGCGCATCCCGTGTTTTCAGAGCAAAGTCGCGCCGCACAGCGTCGGCATGCGGAACTTATCAACGTCAATCGCACTTCGTACTGCGGCGCATACTGGCGAAACGGGTTCCATGAAGACGGCGTCGTGAGCGCATTGGCCGTCTGTCGCGGCATCGAAGGAGCGTCTGTCGGGACATTGATTTCGCAGGAGGTCGCATGATCGCCCCTCCCCTCCATCGGCCGGGTTCGCTGGCGAGCTGCATTTACGAAGGGACGCTCGACCATCGTCGCCACACCCCGGTGTCGCATCAGTTCTCGATGCCGGTGTTCATGATGTATGTCGATCTACAAGAGCTGGATCAGTTGTTTGGACGACGAGGACTCTGGTCGACGCAGTGGCCGGCCCTGGCCTGGTTTCGTCGGGCCGATCACCTGGGTGATCCTCGACAACCTCTCCTCGACTGTGTTCGCGAAAAGGTCCGCAGTGTCCTCGGCTGGACGCCCACAGGGCCGGTGCGGCTGCTCACCAATTTTCGCTGTGCCGGCTTCGGGATGAACCCGTTGAGTCTGTATTACTGCTTCGATGCCGACGGCCGGCAATTGCAGGCGTGCGTCGCCGAAGTCACGAACACCCCCTGGAAAGAGCAGCACCATTACGTTCTCGATCTGCGCTCGGGGCTGGGTCGATCAATCGCGACGGCGGAACATCCCAAGGAACTCCACGTCTCTCCGTTCTTCGACATGGACATGGGTTACCGCTGGCAGTTGCGAACGCCGGGGGCTCAACTCGCCGTGCATCTTGAAAACATTCGCAATGGAGTCCAGCTCTTCGACGCCACGCTGGCGCTGCGTCGTACCGAAATCACCAGCGCAGCGCTCACTCGGGTGCTGGTGCAGTACCCGTTGATGACGCTGCAGGTGTACCTGGGAATTCACTGGCACGCCCTGCGGCTCTGGTGGAAGGGGGTGCCGTATGTCCCGCACCCCCAAGTGACGCCACAGGTCAACTCGACAAATCCCAACACAAAGACAGCCAATTTAGTTCATTCAAAGACAGTGCATTGAGGAAGAAACTGGCATGAACTCGTCTGTATTGACTGCCCCCGCGAAGACCTCAGCAACAGCCCGGCGCGGAAACTCCTTCTGGCGGACCCAGCTTCTGCGACTGATGCAGAATCTGGAAGGGGGCCGCATTCAGCTTTTTGAAGGAGACCATTGGGTCGGCGACTTTGGCGCCAGCGGTCCCTTCGACGTGACTGTGAACGTCCGCGACCCGGGCTTCTATCGTTCCGTCGCATGGGGGGCCGACGTGGCGGTGGGCGAAGGATACATCCGCGGCGATTTTCAATGCGACGACCTGACGAGTCTGATGCGGCTTTTGCTGCAGAATTCGCAAGTCTTGAATCGGCTCGGCTCGCAAGGCGCCTGGCTCACCGGTTGGGCCCGGCGCTGCATGCACTGGGCGCGGGCGAACAACCGTAACGGCAGCCGTGAGAACATTCGTCGCCATTATGATTTGGGAAACGATTTCTTCCAGTTGTGGCTCGATCCGACGCTGGCTTATTCCTGCGGGATTTTCGAAACGCCGACAGCCAGTCTCGAAGCGGCGTCGATCAACAAGTTCGAACACATCTGCCGTTTGCTCGATCTGCAGTCCGGCGACCATCTGCTGGAGATCGGCTGCGGCTGGGGAGGACTGGCAATTCATGCCGCGCGGAACTACGGCTGCCGCGTCACCGGCACGACCATCTCGCAGGCTCAATTTGACATCGCGACCCAACGGGTCCGCGCAGCCGGACTCGAAGACTCGATCACGCTGGTCATGCAGGATTATCGGGATCTCTCCGGCAGCTACGACAAGGTTGCCTCCGTCGAAATGATCGAAGCGGTCGGCCATGAGTTTCTCGACCAGTATTTCCAACAGGTTGGCAAGCTGGTGCGCCCGGGCGGACGGTTTGCCCTGCAAGGGATCGTGATGCCGGAGGGGAAGCACCGGGCCTACCTGAAGTCGGTCGATTTCATTCAGAAATATGTGTTCCCCGGCGGCTGCCTGCCGAGCATCAGCAGCATGCTCGAATCGGTCGGCCGCACCAGCCAACTCAAGCTGACATCCGTCGAAGACTATAGCTGGCACTACGCCGAAACCCTCCGTCGCTGGCGGGCCGCCTTCTTCGAACGCATCGACGACGTGCGGGCGTTGGGATATCCCGGACAGTTCGAACGCCTGTGGGAATATTACCTGTGCTACTGCGAAGCCGCATTCGAGGAACGAGCCACCGGCCTGGTGCAGATGCGGCTGGATCAACCACCCGGACGCTAGTGCATGCCGGCTGATTGGCGTCAACCAGCGGGAAATCGCCCCTCGTTCTGTACGCCCATCAGCCGCTGGGCGTTCGCCCACGGTTCTCTGCGGGGGGGAATTTGTCATTAGTCAATGGTCATTTGTCATTGGCCATTGAGGGAGAAGCATGACGGGTCCACTGTCGTTTGGTTGTCGGATACGGTGGCAACGCTCGAACCGGACGCTAACGCGTGCCGGCTGATTGGCGTCAACAAACGGAAGATCGCCCCGAGTTCTGCATGCCGATCAGGGGCTGGGCGTTCGCCGAGCGTTCCTTCTGATCCCTGAACCGCACGCAGAATCTCCGCTGGCTGGACTCTTGATTCCGCATCCAGTCCAATAATCGTCCAGGATTCGAAAGCCAACACCGAGGGGAATGCGCGATGAAGTACGGGTTGAATCTGCTGTTGTGGACGTCTGGCGTTGATGAGTCCATCTTTCCGACTCTCGAAAAGATCAAAAGCTGGGGCTACGACGGCGTCGAGCTGCCGGTCTTTGACATGCAGGAGCCGGCCTACGCGAAGATCGGCAAGAAGCTCGCCGAACTGGGCCTGGGCAGCACCGCCGTCACCGTCTGCACCGATGCCGAAAACCCGATCTCGCCCGAAGCCTCCATCCGCCAGGCCGGCGTCGACCGCATCAAGAAGGCGGTCGACATGTGCGCCGCGGCTGGGGCCACCCACCTGTGCGGGCCGATTCACTCTGCCCTCGGCACTTTCGTGGGCCGCGGCCGGACCGAAGAGGAATGGAAGTGGGGCCAGGACAGCCTCGCCAAGGCGGCCGATTATGCCCAGAAGCAGAAAGTGACCCTCGTCGTTGAATACCTGAACCGCTTTGAAGCCTACTTCCTCAATTGTGCGGAAGACACTGGACGGTTCTGCCGGGAAGTGAACCACCCAAACCTGAAGATGATGTACGACACGTTCCATGCGAACATTGAGGAAAAAGACCCGTTCGCCGCCGTCGCCGCCTGCCAGGACCAGATGGTCCACGTCCATA from the Planctomicrobium piriforme genome contains:
- a CDS encoding DUF1295 domain-containing protein — protein: MEDPLLINALAILGLMTLVWVISLPLRKVDIIDIAWGAGFVMVAWISFALQGESPARWTAPVGILTLLTTIWGLRLATHLARRNLGHAEDKRYAAMRAARPNSFWWKSYFMVFLLQGALLWVVSLPLQLGTRQTAIALNWQHAVGIALWGIGFFFEAVGDWQLTRFKSNLANKGKVMQTGLWRYTRHPNYFGDFCVWCGLFLIATGDGRHWATIISPLIMSFLLLKVSGVTLLERSLQQEKPDYAEYARRTSSFFPWPPAR
- a CDS encoding DUF2177 family protein — encoded protein: MQTLKLLGVAMLAVTVLDFIWLGLVMPRFYDQQLGEIARRSGASLAPRWSAAIIVYVLIPLGVVLFVRPLFTPTTTLWQALAWGALYGLILYGTYDFTNLATLEKWNWKLALIDTAWGAAICGLTSVAVKAALDWMNKA
- a CDS encoding NAD(P)/FAD-dependent oxidoreductase yields the protein MRIAIIGGGISGLYAAEKLRARHQITLFEAPRTLGGHVNTVDVEIGGERHAVDTGFIVYNERTYPHFIRLLTDLGIESQPTSMSFSVRCDRSNLEYNGNTLNTLFAQRGNLLRPRFYRLLSEIVRFNRLAKEERGRQATGEAASTQTVGEFLAAHRFAENFSQWYLLPMGAAIWSCPQDKFAGFPIAFLVDFFFHHGLLDLVDRPVWRVIKGGSRTYVNRMLERFGSNVEVRAGTPIQSVSRTSAQVTVTPVGQPSELFDHVIFACHSDQALKLLADPTPTEKELLTAFPYQPNVATLHTDVSVLPRRKLAWASWNVFLPDQQAALPRVTYCMNILQGLKSRHVFNVSLNCDDAIDPAKVLARFQYAHPVFSEQSRAAQRRHAELINVNRTSYCGAYWRNGFHEDGVVSALAVCRGIEGASVGTLISQEVA
- a CDS encoding DUF1365 domain-containing protein — translated: MIAPPLHRPGSLASCIYEGTLDHRRHTPVSHQFSMPVFMMYVDLQELDQLFGRRGLWSTQWPALAWFRRADHLGDPRQPLLDCVREKVRSVLGWTPTGPVRLLTNFRCAGFGMNPLSLYYCFDADGRQLQACVAEVTNTPWKEQHHYVLDLRSGLGRSIATAEHPKELHVSPFFDMDMGYRWQLRTPGAQLAVHLENIRNGVQLFDATLALRRTEITSAALTRVLVQYPLMTLQVYLGIHWHALRLWWKGVPYVPHPQVTPQVNSTNPNTKTANLVHSKTVH
- a CDS encoding SAM-dependent methyltransferase; this encodes MNSSVLTAPAKTSATARRGNSFWRTQLLRLMQNLEGGRIQLFEGDHWVGDFGASGPFDVTVNVRDPGFYRSVAWGADVAVGEGYIRGDFQCDDLTSLMRLLLQNSQVLNRLGSQGAWLTGWARRCMHWARANNRNGSRENIRRHYDLGNDFFQLWLDPTLAYSCGIFETPTASLEAASINKFEHICRLLDLQSGDHLLEIGCGWGGLAIHAARNYGCRVTGTTISQAQFDIATQRVRAAGLEDSITLVMQDYRDLSGSYDKVASVEMIEAVGHEFLDQYFQQVGKLVRPGGRFALQGIVMPEGKHRAYLKSVDFIQKYVFPGGCLPSISSMLESVGRTSQLKLTSVEDYSWHYAETLRRWRAAFFERIDDVRALGYPGQFERLWEYYLCYCEAAFEERATGLVQMRLDQPPGR
- a CDS encoding sugar phosphate isomerase/epimerase family protein, producing the protein MKYGLNLLLWTSGVDESIFPTLEKIKSWGYDGVELPVFDMQEPAYAKIGKKLAELGLGSTAVTVCTDAENPISPEASIRQAGVDRIKKAVDMCAAAGATHLCGPIHSALGTFVGRGRTEEEWKWGQDSLAKAADYAQKQKVTLVVEYLNRFEAYFLNCAEDTGRFCREVNHPNLKMMYDTFHANIEEKDPFAAVAACQDQMVHVHISENDRSTPGEGQINWDASFEALRRANYDGWFMIEAFGLALPELAAATRIWRRMFPNEEYLATNGLAFMKSRWEGELGR